The proteins below are encoded in one region of Brassica napus cultivar Da-Ae chromosome A6, Da-Ae, whole genome shotgun sequence:
- the LOC106351188 gene encoding sugar transporter ESL1-like, whose translation MTMSENQRNLEAGLLLNKNRNDINECRITVAVLFSTFVAVCGSFCFGCAAGYSSMAQTGIINDLGLSVAQYSMFGSSMTFGGMFGAIFSGKVADLIGRKGTMWSGQVFCIAGWLAIAFAQNTIWLDAGRFSTGFAVGLFSYVIPVYIAEITPKHVRGAFVFANQLMQSCGCSLFYVIGNFIHWRNLALIGLIPCILQVVTLFFIPESPRLLGKWGREKECRASLQLLRGDDADVSEEANTIKETMALFDQGPKSRIMDLFQRRYAPSLVIGVGLMLLQQLSGSSGLMFYVGSVFDKGGFPKSIGSMILAVIMIPKSILGVILVEKMGRRPLLLASTTGMCIFSLFLAFSFSFRSYGMLDELTPIFTCIGVVGFLSSFAIGMGGLPWIIMSEIFPMNVKVSAGTLVTLANWSFSWIVAFAYNFMIEWNASGTFLIFFSICAAGIAFIYAMVPETKGRTLEDIQASLTDFVQ comes from the exons ATGACTATGTCGGAGAACCAAAGAAATCTTGAAGCTGGGTTGTTACTGAACAAGAACCGAAACGACATCAACGAGTGTCGTATCACTGTGGCTGTACTCTTCAGTACTTTCGTTGCTGTTTGTGGCTCTTTCTGCTTTGGTTGTGCG GCGGGTTATTCATCAATGGCTCAAACTGGGATCATAAATGATTTAGGCCTCTCTGTTGCACAA tACTCGATGTTTGGATCTAGCATGACTTTCGGAGGGATGTTTGGTGCCATATTCAGTGGGAAAGTGGCAGATCTCATCGGTAGAAAAGGG acaaTGTGGTCTGGTCAAGTTTTCTGCATCGCCGGTTGGCTTGCAATAGCATTTGCACAGAACACGATTTGGCTAGACGCTGGAAGATTTTCCACAGGATTTGCAGTTGGCTTATTCAGCTACGTG ATACCAGTTTATATCGCAGAAATAACACCAAAACATGTTCGAGGAGCATTTGTATTTGCTAATCAG CTGATGCAAAGTTGTGGGTGTTCATTATTCTATGTCATTGGAAACTTTATTCATTGGCGTAATTTAGCCTTGATCG GTCTGATTCCATGTATTTTGCAAGTTGTGACTTTGTTCTTCATTCCAGAGTCCCCTAGATTACTG GGAAAATGGGGACGTGAAAAAGAATGTAGAGCTTCATTGCAGCTTCTCCGTGGTGATGATGCTGATGTTTCTGAAGAAGCCAACACTATCAAA GAAACCATGGCGTTGTTTGATCAAGGACCAAAATCTAGGATTATGGATTTGTTCCAGAGGAGATATGCTCCATCTCTTGTT ATTGGTGTGGGGCTAATGCTTCTCCAACAGCTCTCTGGAAGCTCAGGGCTTATGTTCTATGTTGGTAGCGTATTTGATAAAGgag GATTTCCAAAAAGCATCGGCTCAATGATTCTTGCAGTGATCATG ATACCAAAATCTATACTGGGTGtgattttggtcgagaaaatgGGACGAAGGCCGCTTCTACTG GCATCTACTACTGGAATGTGCATTTTCAGCTTGTTCCTTGCATTTTCCTTCAGCTTTCGG TCATATGGCATGCTAGATGAGCTAACTCCTATCTTCACATGCATCGGTGTTGTG ggtTTCCTCTCTTCATTTGCCATAGGCATGGGAGGCTTACCATGGATCATCATGTCTGAG atTTTCCCAATGAATGTTAAAGTTTCAGCGGGGACTCTTGTGACCTTAGCCAACTGGTCCTTTAGTTGGATTGTAGCTTTCGCCTACAACTTCATGATAGAATGGAACGCATCAG GAACGTTCTTGATCTTCTTTAGTATATGCGCTGCGGGTATAGCTTTTATTTATGCGATGGTACCCGAAACAAAAGGAAGAACACTTGAAGACATACAAGCTTCTCTTACAGATTTTGTACAATGA